The following nucleotide sequence is from Hydrogenophaga sp. PBL-H3.
GCCAAAAACCTCGCGTTCATTGATCCACCCGAAGAAGACTCCTGCCGCGTCGCGCCGGGGATCTCGATGGACATCAGCAGCACGAAGTTCAAGGGCCAACTGATTGTGAAGTACGACCGCGGAGCAGACACCTACGTGGTGGAACTCACCGACTACCAGTTCGGGGAAACGCAGACCATCACCGATGTTCACTTCCCGGAATTGGGCCCTGTGCTGATTGATGCGATCGATGACGGCCGCTGGCTCAAGCCGACAATCACCATCACCAAGGCAGCGGCCAAACCGAAAATGGCTGCATCGCCGGCGCTCGTCTGAGCGTCAACGCCGCACTCACTCCGACCCTTGCGGTTGAGTGGGGTGTAGGCACAAAGTAAAAAGGCCCTGGACTCATGAGTCCAGGGCCTTTTTCGTTGTGGGTACTGCATACGCCGCCCACTGGATGTCCGCGACCCGGCTACATGGCCAACGCCGCCGCATCGACGGCCTGACCCGCGCTCAAGGCCATCACCATGCGCATGACAACGCGTAGATAGTTCGCACGGTCGACCAAGCTGGTAGGCCGCAGCCAGTGCCGCAGGCCCAGTTTGTCGATCATCTCGTCCAGTTGTGGATCGAGGTGCAGCGCCGTCTTGAATTCGGGCACTACGAGATCCGGGCGCTCCTGGCGCAGCGCTGCCTTGAGTAGATCGCGCCCATAAACTGTTCCCAAGAGCCAATGCCGAGCTTCTGTGTCCGAGCCTTCGGCAGCCGCGGCGGCAGGACCGTCCGGCTCCGAGCGCTGCGGGTAGAACTGAAACGACATGTCGATATCCACGGCGTAGGGCATATGAAGCGGCAAAAGGTGGGTTGGTAATCAGTTTGGCCCTACACGTCTGCCCACGGTCGTTAGGTGGCGGCGGGAACGTGCACTTCGGCAGCGATAGCTCAGCCCCGGGAAATGCCACGGAACGAAGGAGCGGAGTAGCCCAGCGAAAGCTCAGTGTGAAACTTCACGAGCGTGAAGAAAGCACCGATCTTGGCAATGAAGCCCACTGGCTTTGCCCAGTTACGCAGGCCCAGCAGGTCGATCATGTGGTCCAGATCTGCATCCAAATGTTCGTCATTGCCGAACACCGACGTCTTCGTGCCCGGCACTTCACGCTTGAGCTTCAGCTTGAGCAAGTCGCGTCCTTCGTCAGAGTCAAGAAGCCAATGGCGGCTGCTGGAGGCTTTGACGACGGCGGCCTTGGGGCGGACGGTGGCAGTAGATTTGAACATCTTGGTGGGCACGTAGGAGGCTTCGTAGTGGGTGCGAAAGCTGCTTGCGGAGAGAGTGGCGTTGGTTGGGTTGTTCATCTTGTTCACCGTACTATTTGGTTGGGATGAACATAGATTCTCATAGAAGAGGTCTGTGTCAAGGGCCTGTTTCGCCTTGGCCAAAAAAAAGACCGGGAGAACCCGGCCTCTTGTTCGCATGGCTGCGAACGGGGTTGAGCGAAGCAGTCAGGAATGCGGCTCCAGGAAGCTGGTGAGATCCTCGCCGTACAACCTGGTCACGTTCTCGTTGTCACTCGACCTCAACTGCGTTGCCGCTTGTGTGCTCAATCCTTCGTTGGCTGTTGACTGGTGAGAGACCATGCCCGCCCTCGGTAAGGCAGCCGCCTGGTGCTGCACAACACCCGACCGGATGTCAAAGCCAACCCGAAGCAGATACAGCGCTTCGCGGAATCGCGCTCTCGCGGGCAGAGAGTTGAGATAGTCGAATACATCGCCCATCGAAGGCTGGACAGTCATCTTGATCAAGATTCCGCCTGCCTCTATCTCCAGATCCTTGTCTTTGGGCTGCATTGCCATCTTCGACTCCAATCAGTTGTTGATCAACGCTTGCCGGGGTGGGCGATTTCGGCGGCGATCTGAAACCCACGAACGTTGGAGAAAACGGAGTCTGGATCCAACTCCATGATCTTGGCGAGCTTCGGATGGTGCTTGGCAATGAAGAGTTGAAAGACCTTTGCTCCGCCACCCGTCATCAGAACGGTTGACACCGCGGCCGTGCTTTCAATTGTTGAGAGCATCGCGTCGACCGACTCCCGGAGCACGGCGTCGATCGAACTCTGGAACTGGCTCATCTGGTATTCGTCGCCGGCGAGCTTGAACGACTCCGAACGATGGCGAATCGCCTCGTCAATGATCTCGATGACTTCAAACTGGTTCTTGTAATCCGGGTCAATTTGATCCGCAACGGCATAGGCGCAGGCCAGCATCGACTTGGGATACGCGCCGGAGCGAGCCCAGTTGGGCACACGACCTTGCGAGACAAACCAATCCAGTGTGCCGCCACCGGCATCCACGACGAGCGTCCAACCTTTGCGCGCGCCGGACTGCGGATTTTGAGCGCCGAAGTTCAACAGCGCTCCTTGCGGTTGGACCATCACCGTGACGTGATTGACTGTCACCCGCTTGAACGGACCACCTCCTGATGCCTGGCCGATCAAATGCTCTCCCAAGGCACGCTCCTTCAACGCGTCGCGGTACTCGCTGAAGTTGTTGAGCGGCAAACCCAGGACCAAGTGGTCGATCACCAGTTCATGTTCAGCGGCCGCGTCCTCTGCCATGTAGTTCAGCGCACCTCGCATCAAGGCAAGGTACTTGTCGCTGGCGCTGTAGTTGGGCAGCACACTGCGTGGCTCCTTACCCGTGCTCTGGAAAACCGAATCCTTCCCCACAAAGTAGGTCACGCCAGCCACCTCGACCATGCATCCATCTGCCCGAAGAGTGGTGGAGTCCGACATCCGCCGATTCGTGGCCACGCGCGGCGCGAGGGAAGGGAAGAGATGCGTTGAGATCTGGTTCATTCCCTCGTAGGCCTTGCGACCGTTGGTGTACTTGACGTTGAAGTAGCCGACGTCAATTGCGCGTGCGTCCACTTTCACCACTTTCATATCTCGCTGCATAGGAACTCTCCATGTTTTTTCCTGCACGACCTTGTGCTGCAGTGGATTCTGTTGGCGGCCTCCACAGGTGGCAAACCGTTCCGGCCAGTTTGGAAGAGAAGAGTCTGGAAACATGCTCAAAACCGTCTCAAAACCGTCCCAAGAGCCCGGTGATAGCTTTTCCTCTGCGAAATCGTGTTTGGATAAGTCTGCAAACCGTCTCAAGACCTGCCCAAGACCACCTCTGGAAATCGGCAGCGCCGAGGCCTCCGCTTCCTTGATCAACCTGGATACCCCTGGAATGGGCCTGCGACGCCCACCAGCGCATCTAGATCACCCACAAGAAGGGGGCACAGTCGTTTCCATACCCTCTTTCCGGCTGCAGTCCGCCCCCGATCGACTCAGTTGTCAACAGGCATTGGCACCGTCTTGCCCCATCCGGGATCCCACACAGAGTGATGATCAGGGCTTATGGAATGAGGCTTCCGGAAGAAGTCACCAGTAGTGAAACGGGCACAGAACAAATAATGGGTTCTGAACCGGCGACCGCTGAGAACGAGTTATTCACAACAAACTGGCCGGATTGGGTTGCTGCCTGTGGTCGGGCCGCTTATCTTTCGCTCCGTGCATGTCCATGTGACATCTCAGAGGGGCTAGTTCCCTCCGCCTTCGGGATGGGTAACTCCATCCAACCTCCACCGTGAGGAACCCCTGCTGCAAGCCATGTGCATGTAGCAACACAACGAGCCTTAACTGGCCTCGTTGCCCGGTCCAGTGTGACCAGCAGCCGAGCCCTTGATGCGGAACGGAAGTGGTGAAGTCAGTTTTTTGACCTTGCCCACTAGCAACAACATCCACGGCCTGTACAGGCCTACCTGCAAGCGTCATCCCCTGCGATGGCGTTTGTGTGGCCGCGTTAGCGGAATCGTTATCTCACGTACCACGACATGATTTTGTGAGCCGGGCCCCTTGGGGTGCGGCAGCAAACGAGCGATACCGCCTGACTCTTTAGTCGGGAGCCAGTACGGCGTAATTGGGTATATGCGGGACATAGATTGTCACTGGCGCCTCCGACCAAGTCCGGGGGTGAAGTGAGAGAGATTGGGTAGCGAACAGCTACTTCCCGGGTGGTCGCCCTCTCGACCCTGTGCGCCTGTGTTGGCGTGCGGTTAACCCTTCTCAACGCGCATCACTGCGTTGAGTTGCCCTCGCAAGAGGGAATCCACGCAAGAAATCATTGCTGGGTAGGAGATGTTGCTAAAGACGAAATCAGATTTGACTTGGGTGTGCCGTGCCTCTGGGCCTGAACAGGGGTGGATAGAGCAGGGACGTGTGAGAGAGGGGTTCGCGAGAGGTGGGGTGCATTGCGCTGTTGCACCAGGCGCGGGCGAAAAGTTGGTTTATTGAGGCGATGGGGCTTGATCTGTGCGAGCGGCTTGCAATTCGTTTGCAGGGTGCACAGGTGAAGCCCCACAGGTGGGTTTCGGGTGGGCAGGTGCTCAACCAGCCCTTGAAAAAGTTGCTTTACGTGATAAGGAATGAAAGCCATGCGCGATGATGATTTCACTGGACAGCAGGATGGTTCGCCTGAGGGCGGGCCGGGCGAGGGCGAGAGCCTGAAAGCCCGTCTTGCTCGTGAGAGGGCAGAGGCGAAGAAAGTCAATGCCAGCATGAGTGCGCAGGCCAAGCGCGAAAAGCTGAGCGCACAACGCCGGCGTGCAGGTGCGGGCCTGAGCGAGGCGCTGCTCAAGGAGGTCGTGGCCCGGTACCGCGGCGACATCAAACGCCAGGTGGCGAAGTTCATGGAGAAGACGCGCATGCCAGCCGCGACTGGCCGCGCACGGCAGGTCAGTGACAAAACGAGAAGTGACTTTGGCGACAACCTCATGCGCGCCGTCGCCCAGCTGAAGGAAATCGGGATGCCGATCCAGAACCTGAGCGACCTGAGCGGCAAGCACGCCGTCGCGCTCATCTCCTACTGGAAGGATGAAGACCAGGCGGCCGCAACCATCCAGACCAAGCTGAGCGCGCTGAGGAAGTTCTTCACGCTGGTGGGCAAGGAGGATGCACTGCCCAAGGCCGTCAAGCTGTACGACATGCTCGCGCAGAAGGGCATCGACCACGGCGGCTTGCGCAGAACGCAGGTGGCCACCACCAGCAAGAGTTGGTCCATGAAGGGCGTCGACCCGCACCAAGTCGTCAAGGATGTGTATGCCGAGGATTCGCTCGTGGGCATCCAGCTCAAGTGTGAGGTTCTGTTCGGCATGCGCTTGAACGAAGTCCTGCACTGGCAACCCAATGCCACCGACGATCCCCGGCGCTTGCTCATCCTGGACGGAGCGAAAGGCGGGCGCGTGCGCTTTGTGGATTACTCGAGCGACCCCGTGCGGGCGGCCCTGCAGCGCCAGCTGGTGGAGGAGGCCAAGATCGCGGCACAGATGCACCCGCGCGGCGTGTTGCTGCGCAAGCGCCAAACCGTGCAGCAGGCCAAAGACCGCTTCTACACCGTGATGAGGAAGGTGGGAGTGACCAAGGCTCAGCTGGGGGTTACCGGCCACGGCCTGCGTCACGAGTTTGCAGCCAACCTGTACGAGGAGATCTCCGGCCTGCGTCCACCGGTGGAAGGTGTCCACACCCAACAGGAGTATGAAGACCGCCTGGGCGCGGTGGAGCAAGCCGAATTGGCAGTGTCACGGGCGCTGGGCCATGCACGTCCGTCCATCTCCAGTGCCTACAACGGCTCGCGCTTCCAGATCGCAGGCGGCAAGATGACCCGTGAGTCCCGCATGCTGCTCAACAACCTGGTCGACGTGTTGGAGCAATCCAACGTGGCCAATGTGTTCCGTGAGTTCGCAGCCGACATCGCCTGGCTCACCGGCAGCGCCGCACTGGGGCAGGGTCTGAGCAGCGGCCAGTACATCGAGATCACCGTGCGCATGAAGGATGAGGGCGACGGCCTGCAGGGGATGGCCGCTCGGACCGAAGCGCTGGAAGCCAAACTCAACAAGTTGGTTCAGCGCCAGATCGTGCTCAAGAGCTGGCTCAAGAGTTCCGATCCGGATCCTGCGCTCGACGGCTTCATCCGGGTGTTCGGGTGGTGAGCGTGGGGTTGAGCCGATAACATCGGTGGATCAACACGCACGAGGAACCGATGACACCGCAGGAATCCTATCTCCAAGATTTCGCCGCCTACCTGTTTTGGAACGTTGCAGCTGAAGAGGGCGTGGCTGGCGCGGTAGAGCGGTTTGAGTCGAACGACACAGACTGGGCTCGACGAACCCACCTCATCGAAAGGTCGCTCGAGGAAGCCGGACCGGTGAGGCTGAGTGCCGGTGACATCGACGTGCTGGTGGCCAATGCCGTGAAGGAACTTCGGCGGTACAACGCGCGCGGGGTGAACATCGCAGGCGTCATCTATGCGGATGACCGTGAAACGATGCGATCGCCAAGCGCCATGGGACTTGTCATCCCGAAGCTGCAAGCACCCCGGGTGAGCGCGAAGACCCCGCAGAGCATGAGCGCCGTTCAGAAGACAGGCCAGCTGTGCATCCGCCACCCGCTTCCAGCCGTGGTTTTCTCATCCGTCGTGCCTGAGGAAGGGAAAAGCGTCTTTCAGGTGGCCGACACCACGCGCGCCCTGGGCTACCCCTACCCGATGTTTTTGACCGGGATCGGTGTGCACACCCTGGGTGATGGTGCCTTCGCGCTCACAGGCATGTTCATCGTGCCAATTCAGGATGACCATGCATCGGCCGCCATCAAGGCGTGCATCCCGAACTGCATGCTGGTGCGAAGCGGCTTTACAACCGGCGGACTTTGCGAACACACGTTTGAGTTCGACTGGGACTGACCCGCAGGTGGTTTGGCGTCCGGCTCTGGCCTGACTGCGGATCGCGGCTCTGGATGGGTGTTCTCAATCTGGTAGACCGGCAGAAAAAGCAACTTTGTGCCAACACATGAATTCCGGTTGGTTGACCCCATTGAGTTCGGGCGACCACATGGCAAGCTGTGTTCACACCCGATGAAGCCAGTCACCGAATGAGCCCCACGCACAACCCGCTGTCATTGCCGCTGTCATTGCCGCCCTTGCCCCTGCAGGCCAGCGCCCAGATCGATGCCTACTGGTCGCGCCCCCTCTCCAGCTTTGACCTGCACCCGCACGGCTACAACACCTCCCTGGCAGCGCTGGGTCGCCAGCTCAGACGAAGTGCAAAGCCCGGCGCGCGCGACCTCTTCAGCCGCGCCAACATGTTCGGCCACCTCACCGCCAGCGCGCTGGTGCTCGCACCCGATGCCCATGGCGAACTGCACGCACTTCTCGTGCACCACAAAGCCAGCGGCCTGTGGCTGGTGCCTGGTGGCCACTTCGAGCGCGATGCCAGCCTGTGGGCAGCCGCGGCGCGCGAGGTCCGCGAGGAAACCGGTGTGACCCAGATCAAGGGTGTCCCACTCAACCAACCGTGGCAAAGCAACTTTCACGCGTTGCCGGACCTGCAGCAGGGGCTCGACGGCGACAGCAACCCACCGGTGTTCGACATCGACACCCACAGCATCCCGGACAACCCTGCCAAGGCTGAGAAGGCACACCTGCACCACGACTTCCTGTTCCTGGCCATGGCCGAGTCCACCAGCGCGCTCACCCCGCAGCTTGAGGAAGTGCACAACGCGCGCTGGGAGCCCCTGCGAGCGCTGGCCACCCACAAGAACCGACGCATGCAGCGCGTCATGCGCAAGTTCCAGCGTCTGTGCGACATGCCGGCGCCGGTGCGCGCGTGAGACCCGACATCGCGGCTTATCTGCAACTCAGAACAGGACACATCAAATGAACGCAGAGAAATTTGTTCAGGCACTGGCATCGATCCGCCTGCCCAACGTGTTCAACCCCTATGCCGACCAGTGCGGGGTGCACGACCAGGCCCATGCCGCCGAGAGCCGGCGCAACTCACTTCAAAGCTACCTCGATGCCGTCCAGGCGCTGGGGGTGGACACCATCTGGATGGGGCGCGACCTGGGCCACCGTGGCGGGCGGCGCACCGGTCTGGCCCTCACGGACGAACAGCACCTCAGTTCCGTCGCGCGCCGGTACCCGGGCGCCCAGGCCGCCAAAGTCACCACCGGGCCCGTCATGAAAGAGCGCACAGCCGCAGAGATCTGGCGCCTGCTGGACCGCCTCGATGTGCCCCCGCTGCTCTGGAACGTGTTTCCGTTTCACCCCCACGAAGTGGATGCCCCGTTCACGAACCGCAAGTTCACGGCCGGAGAGCTTCGCCTCGTTGATGAGCTCAATGCGGAGTTGGTGAAGTGGCTCGGTATCCGCAGCATCATTGCGATCGGAGACGACGCCGCGCGCTACGGGGCCAAGTTCGGCGCGCCGGTGGAGCGCGTGCGCCATCCCAGCTTCGGCGGCACATCAGACTTTCGCGCTGGCATGCAGCGTATCTACAAACTGCCGGACATCGGTGCGGCCTCATCGCAGCAAGGCCCGCTCTTTTGAGGACACGCGCATGCAACGCGTCATGCACAAGTTTCAGCGCCTGTGCGACATGTCAGCGCCGGTAGGTGTGTGAACGCAGCGCTCACCCATCACCGGCAAGGCCTCTTTTGCAGGGCGCTGGATTGAACACCTCACCCTTGAACGATTGATAAAAAACAAAGGCCGAAATGAACACACCGGACACGCCTCACCTGGGGACATTGCGCGCGTTGGTGGTCGCACAGCGCAACTGGGACATTGAAATCAGCGTGGAGATGACGATGTTCGAGGCAGCGTTCGGTTGCGAGATTGACCTTGAAGGAACGATAGAAGACCCCTGTGGTGAATGCATGGGTGCTGGAGCCAATATGAGTTGCCGGATTTGTGGAGGTACGGGGCGTCGCGCCAGCCGCTACTGGTCTACGGCAGTCAAGCTCCCGGTGGGCCTCAAAGACGGTCGCACGCGCATTCCCGGGTTCGGTGTCTCTACCGGGATTGCTGGCCTGCATGGGGATCTCGTCCTCTGCGTGAGGATCAAAAAGAATGAAATGTTCCGCCTGACCAGGAGCGGCCGCCTGGATGCCTACGTACCCATCTCGCAATGGACATGGCTGGTAGGCGGCAAGCTCATGGTCCCACTGCTCGACGGGGCAAGGCTTGTCGACTTCTCGTCCATGGACCACGAGATCAGGATCGCGGGACAGGGTTGGCCCAAGGAGCTGGGCTCCCACGAACGGGGAGACCTGATCGTCAATCTGGTACCTCAGGACTTTCGCCTGACGGTCGCGCAGCGCAAGTTCCTCGAACAGATGGCACGCGACGAACGCAACAAAGACCTGACCAGTTGGGACAGGGAGATAGAGAAGTGGGCGCAGGGCTCCGCAGAATCACGCTACCTCCCGCCCGAACCCAAGAAGAAACCCAAACAGCAGCAGAAGACGAAAGATACGAGCCCCACATCGTAGGGCCGTCCTTTTTGTCAGTCTCAGGCAGGACTTGCGCAACGCGATGGCGCAGCAAGACACCTCCATTACTGGGATGTTGGAAACAGAGTCGGGCTCTGAGCGCATGCAAGCTGCGCAAAAGGCGTGGACGAGCGCCTGCAGCCCTCATGCCATCCAGTGGCTGCTGCAGAACACCACCAACACCAAAGACACTCACCCCAGCGAGATCCTGCTCTCGCTGGGGTGGACGTGCATCGGTGGCCAGTGGAATGAGGACCGCGCTGCCACCGCGACGTTCGCGCAACGACGCACAGAAGGGCAGATGGTGGCGTTTCCCGAAGCCCCAGGCCGCCGCAAAAGCGTGAACCGCGAGAACGGGGCGGCCCACGATGGGGCTGGCCAGATGGGTGCTCACGCGTTGTATCCTCCTGTCCTAAACATCCCTCTGAGCCGCCTTTGAACAAGCCCCAGATGTCCCACCGAGAGGCTTATCGTGAGCTCGAACTCACGGAAGGCTTGCCTCTCGCCGAGGTCAAGACCCAGTACCGGCGTCTGGCCAAGCTCTGGCACCCCGACAAGAACAAAACCCCCGGGGCCGGCGCGCGCATGGTGCGCATCAATCTGGCCTACGAGGTGCTGTGCCTGTTTTTCAGCACGCCGTATACCGGGTACTCCACACACGACAGCGGGCAAGGATTCGCCGAAGGCGGGTTCGGTGGTTTCGATGGGTTTGGCCAGCGCGGCTACGAAGACCACTTCACCGATGACCAACCCTTTGGTGGATCCAGGCGAAACAACACCGAACCGGTGTACGCAAAGCGGGGGCGAACGATCACCCGCAAAATCAAAATCACACTTTTCGAGGCGGTGTTTGGCTGCAAGAGAACGGTGGAGGGGGAAGTCACCGACAACTGCTCACGCTGCGGTGGCTCGGGGCGCAAAGGGCCACACCAGTTCTGCGAACCATGCAGGGGGCAAGGCAGGATTTTCACGAACCCCAGACACAGGTACGGGTCCATGTCGCAACGCTGTAGCGCGTGCGCGGGAAGCGGCTACCAGGAAAACAAATGCCCAGCGTGTGAGGGCTCCGGCCATGGGCACATACGCCAGTGGTCTGAGCAAGTCACCATCCCCCCGGGTGCTCACCACCAGGGGGTCGTTCGGATGCAGGGCAAG
It contains:
- a CDS encoding plasmid segregation protein ParM domain-containing protein, with product MIKEAEASALPISRGGLGQVLRRFADLSKHDFAEEKLSPGSWDGFETVLSMFPDSSLPNWPERFATCGGRQQNPLQHKVVQEKTWRVPMQRDMKVVKVDARAIDVGYFNVKYTNGRKAYEGMNQISTHLFPSLAPRVATNRRMSDSTTLRADGCMVEVAGVTYFVGKDSVFQSTGKEPRSVLPNYSASDKYLALMRGALNYMAEDAAAEHELVIDHLVLGLPLNNFSEYRDALKERALGEHLIGQASGGGPFKRVTVNHVTVMVQPQGALLNFGAQNPQSGARKGWTLVVDAGGGTLDWFVSQGRVPNWARSGAYPKSMLACAYAVADQIDPDYKNQFEVIEIIDEAIRHRSESFKLAGDEYQMSQFQSSIDAVLRESVDAMLSTIESTAAVSTVLMTGGGAKVFQLFIAKHHPKLAKIMELDPDSVFSNVRGFQIAAEIAHPGKR
- a CDS encoding DnaJ C-terminal domain-containing protein, giving the protein MNKPQMSHREAYRELELTEGLPLAEVKTQYRRLAKLWHPDKNKTPGAGARMVRINLAYEVLCLFFSTPYTGYSTHDSGQGFAEGGFGGFDGFGQRGYEDHFTDDQPFGGSRRNNTEPVYAKRGRTITRKIKITLFEAVFGCKRTVEGEVTDNCSRCGGSGRKGPHQFCEPCRGQGRIFTNPRHRYGSMSQRCSACAGSGYQENKCPACEGSGHGHIRQWSEQVTIPPGAHHQGVVRMQGKGGQSSSKYLHGDLVLSIEILDHPLFSITDPADALGDDSLWVIVPVSYWTWLIGGDVVVPLLNGSRLVSFPAHAQHIAVAGEGMPTRRDPSKRGDLIVQLDPLKPNEVSPEHRKIIEQMAREQENSHITKWDDDMRDWTLGSTESRFGEIKPKKRTATKRAGRAG
- a CDS encoding tyrosine-type recombinase/integrase, which encodes MRDDDFTGQQDGSPEGGPGEGESLKARLARERAEAKKVNASMSAQAKREKLSAQRRRAGAGLSEALLKEVVARYRGDIKRQVAKFMEKTRMPAATGRARQVSDKTRSDFGDNLMRAVAQLKEIGMPIQNLSDLSGKHAVALISYWKDEDQAAATIQTKLSALRKFFTLVGKEDALPKAVKLYDMLAQKGIDHGGLRRTQVATTSKSWSMKGVDPHQVVKDVYAEDSLVGIQLKCEVLFGMRLNEVLHWQPNATDDPRRLLILDGAKGGRVRFVDYSSDPVRAALQRQLVEEAKIAAQMHPRGVLLRKRQTVQQAKDRFYTVMRKVGVTKAQLGVTGHGLRHEFAANLYEEISGLRPPVEGVHTQQEYEDRLGAVEQAELAVSRALGHARPSISSAYNGSRFQIAGGKMTRESRMLLNNLVDVLEQSNVANVFREFAADIAWLTGSAALGQGLSSGQYIEITVRMKDEGDGLQGMAARTEALEAKLNKLVQRQIVLKSWLKSSDPDPALDGFIRVFGW
- a CDS encoding DnaJ C-terminal domain-containing protein, with the protein product MNTPDTPHLGTLRALVVAQRNWDIEISVEMTMFEAAFGCEIDLEGTIEDPCGECMGAGANMSCRICGGTGRRASRYWSTAVKLPVGLKDGRTRIPGFGVSTGIAGLHGDLVLCVRIKKNEMFRLTRSGRLDAYVPISQWTWLVGGKLMVPLLDGARLVDFSSMDHEIRIAGQGWPKELGSHERGDLIVNLVPQDFRLTVAQRKFLEQMARDERNKDLTSWDREIEKWAQGSAESRYLPPEPKKKPKQQQKTKDTSPTS
- a CDS encoding NUDIX hydrolase, which translates into the protein MSPTHNPLSLPLSLPPLPLQASAQIDAYWSRPLSSFDLHPHGYNTSLAALGRQLRRSAKPGARDLFSRANMFGHLTASALVLAPDAHGELHALLVHHKASGLWLVPGGHFERDASLWAAAAREVREETGVTQIKGVPLNQPWQSNFHALPDLQQGLDGDSNPPVFDIDTHSIPDNPAKAEKAHLHHDFLFLAMAESTSALTPQLEEVHNARWEPLRALATHKNRRMQRVMRKFQRLCDMPAPVRA
- a CDS encoding uracil-DNA glycosylase — translated: MNAEKFVQALASIRLPNVFNPYADQCGVHDQAHAAESRRNSLQSYLDAVQALGVDTIWMGRDLGHRGGRRTGLALTDEQHLSSVARRYPGAQAAKVTTGPVMKERTAAEIWRLLDRLDVPPLLWNVFPFHPHEVDAPFTNRKFTAGELRLVDELNAELVKWLGIRSIIAIGDDAARYGAKFGAPVERVRHPSFGGTSDFRAGMQRIYKLPDIGAASSQQGPLF